DNA sequence from the Penicillium psychrofluorescens genome assembly, chromosome: 3 genome:
ATGTTATTGAAGTCTGTTGGTaggccagcatggtggatcgATCCAAGGATAAAAGTTTTTAtagcactaaactgcttttgatttttgacattcttggcattgtgcgtTGGTTTCGCTTACTATGTGTTTTGTATTATAAATAGGTTAGCTAGATTATACTCAGACTGtcagacttcttctatcttgtgATTTTGACCACATTGTGGAGTTACTAGTGGGTGATTCGTAGCCGATCAATACACCGCCTGTATTCGACACAGTCTCATCGTGAAATTACCGGCAAGTGTAGAAGCATCAGTACTCGTCGCTCCATCGAGGTGTACCATGGGCCGTGGAATTAGGGCAGCAATCAGGGGGGGTATCAATAGGCGACTAATTATCACAGCAAGCTACCCCGTACTATGCCAGACTTTTACTACTAGTGAGAGCCCCAGTAAGTCATGGCTGGGGTAACCGGCGCTAACACCAGAAACCAATTGGGGCCACCGTGTCCACGTCCTGGGGAAAGGCACCAAATGGAGGCCGGCAGACTAAATAAATACCTTTACTCCGAGGCTATTGGCCACAAATTTCATTAAGGAGAGGAGAAATCACATCAAGTGGGGCTTTGTTCCCCGGCCGGGGGTACCGGAGCCGAAACAATGCTACTTCCAGTCCATTGTGTCTGGGACGGTCACGGTTATTATCAGCGACTACCCCGTACTTCGAATTTGAGATATAATAGGCAGTGCAAACACCTTCTGCTCCTAAGCTGCTCGATAGAGGACACTTCACCGCAGATACATTGCTGCATTCAAATAACTCACACTGCATTCAATCCCTTGTCTCCGTCTTCGAGTGCATTCAATCATGGCCGAAAGTGAGGACAACGATAGGGTTCAAGGTCACCTGGAACCTGGGACTGATCTTGACTACGCCGCCCAGCTAGCCCACGATGTGATGTCCCAGAAGCAGTCGCCTTGGACTTGGCGCATGCTCCGTCTCTACCTTGTTCTGGCCTGCTCCTATCTATGCGGAACCCTCAACGGCTACGATGGATCCGTTATGGGAGGGCTTAACGGGATGGACTCGTTCCAAAAGTATTTCAATATGTAGGTAACCTCTCTATATCGCAAATTATGGGCGGTCGGCCAACACTTTGTCAATCAGGTCTGTTGCGGGATCCAGTACCGGACTGACCTTTGCCATCTACAACATCGGCAACATCGCGGGATTCCCATTCACTGGACCGATTAATGACCGGTTTGGTCGACGTTGGGGGATGTTTGCTGgctccatcctcatcgtcgtcggaaCAATTATCGCCGCACTGGCGCGGGGCCAACCACAATTTCTCGGCGGACGCTTCgtcctcggtctcggcgtaGCAATTGCAAACCCATCAGGTGTATGTTATGTCAGCGAAATGGCTCATCCTAAGTGGCGTGGAACTCTAACAGGGCTTTTTAATTGCACCTGGTAGGATATATATTCATGAAATCGTGCCAGACCTACAGCTGACCTGTGACAGGTACATAGGGTCAATTGCGGCTAGTTGGGCCGTCTATGGCTGCTCCTACATGAGCAGCGTTGACTCCTGGCGCATTCCAATCTGGTGCCAGATGATCGCTTCTGGCATTGTTATTATCAGTGTTTTCTTCATGCCAGAAAGCCCTCGCTGGTACATAGCCCATGACCAATATGAAAAGGCGGCTAGGGTCCTGGCAGACTACCATGCGGATGGCACCGTCGATCATCCTGTTGTTAAATTACAGCTCGCGGAGATGAGCGCCCAAATTTCTAGCGATCGGGCGGCGTCGGACAAGAAATGGTGGGACTACCGCGATCTTTGGAACACCCACAGCGCCCGGCGGCGTCTCATCTGCGTGATTGGCATGGCCTGCTTCGGTACGCTCTCGGGAAACAGTTTGATGTCGTACTACATGCCTGCCATGCTCCAAACAGCCGGCATCACCGAAGAACACAAGGTTCTGGCGCTCAACGGAACGAATCCTGCCCTGAACCTCATCGCTGCCGTCATCGGGGCACGCCTAAGTGACCCAATCGGGCGACGACCCCTTCTTATCATCAGTATTATtatctgcagctgctgctTTGCCATCATCACTGGAACATCGATACAGGCAACCAGTACAGGCAACTCGGCCGCGGGCGGCGCCTCTATAGCCTTTatcttcatcttcagcaTCACATTCTCGGTCGGCTGGACGCCATTGCAGAGCATGTACCCTGTAGAGAATCTGACAACCCAGACACGCGCCAAGGGCATGGCCCTGGCCCACCTTGCGTCGGCCATTTCCGGACTGATCATTCAATATTCCTCCGGACCAGCATTTGCGGCAATTGGTCACTACTTCTACCTAGTTTTTGTCTTCTGGGACTTGTTTGAGGCGGTCTTTATGTACTTCTTTTTCGTGGAGACCAAGGACCGAACTCTTGAGGAGCTTGAAGAGCTGTACCAGGCAGACAACCCGGTCAAGAAAAGCTTAGAGAAAAGAAGCGCTCAGACAGTCTTTAACACGCTGCATATTACCAACAAGTCAGAACAGGTCGAAGTGTGATCCGGGAGCATGCCTTTTGTCTCAAACGGATAATGGAACGCTTATGGGACCCGATAGAGGACAACACGTTCTCGCAATTACGAATGGTATAATTCGTGATATTTAGCTTCATAGTTCCACCACAATTGATAGAAAGTACCATAATTCCTAGCGCAGAATCAGTGGCCATCTTTCTTACCTCTTACCCTTGTTATACCGTACGATGGAATCTAGCGCCAGCTGGTGCCACCTGTCCAATCGGGTTCAACCACCATCGGTCACTTTACTAAACAGCCCACCCGCTTTACCATTCGAGTGGTTCCAAAGGATTATGTTAAGTTATGAAGTATCTACTTGATATGCCCCGATTCTCAGCCCTCCTGAACCTCTGCAATCAGCTTGGTTGTCttgagaagaaagaattcCAATTGCTCTCAAAAAATCAAATAATTTCCATGCGCAAACTACTTAAGACTTTACTGCATCTTGGGCGCATCTTCACCTAGAGAAAGGTGTTTGTACATCTGAGGTGCCTTCGGTCCTTTGGTCTCGAGGTTGTTCACATCCAGTTCCCAGCGATCCGGAAACTCCATGCCCTGCTCCAGCAGATACTTCGCTCCGTAAATCGACACGCCATCCCGATACAGCCAGAGGTCCTCAGATCGTCGCTGGAAGGCTTCAAGATCCGCTCGGAGCTCCTCTACCACGCTCTGCATGGCCGAATCCTTGGCCAAGTTTCGAACTTCCAGATGATCCTCGTCCAAGTCATATAGCTCCTCCGGGGGTCGCCAGAAGTAATCCTTCAGCAGCCGTTCACCTACTTTCTTGGCATCGCCCTCCTGGTTACGGATGCCCTCCCAAGTGAGAGAACCATAGATGTCGGCTGCGAATGGGAAGTCCAATCGGTACGCAATGTTCCGGTGGTACTTAAATCGTCCGGTACGCACGTAGCGTGTCGGCCAGTAGTTTGTTGATTCGTGGAATGTGTGCGACCCGTACACGCGTTCCCAGTCTGGCAGGGTCTCTGTTTCCGACAGAATGCCGAGAAAGGAGCGCCCAAGACGCGGCCACGACTTTCGCAGCTCTGCCTTGTTTTCTGTCCAGTCTAGGATGGTTGGCACAATGTCAACCCAGGACACCATGTTGGGATTGATGGCCGATATGCGGCCTGGGCAGCGAACAATGAGCGGCAGCGAGATTCCCGAGTCGTATAGTGTTGTCTTTGAGTTGAGGAATGGAGGGCCGTTGTCGCTCATAAAGATCACCAGAGTATCGTCTTCCAGGCCGGCCTTTTCTAAGCGGTCCATGATCATACCGACTCCTTGGTCGAGACGGTTGATGGACTCGTAGTAATTGGCAAACTCTTGTCGTGTCTCCGGTAGATCAGTGAGGAATTTGGGAATTTCCACGTCCTCGGCCCGATATGGCCGCTTGGAGACTCGCTTGTCGAAGTCGTCGTTATTCCCAAAGCCGTCTCGCGTGAGGTCTCTGTGGGGGTCGACAAAACCGACAGTAAGGAAGAAAGGTTTGTCTTCAACCCGTGCTTGGTCGAAGAAATCGCCACACCTGTCCGAGACGCGGGCCACGTCTCGAGTCTGGCTCGTCGTCTCTTGGCGAACCTGCCAAGGATAAACGGCATCTGGCCCGACGTGCACCTTGCCAATCACGCCGGTAAGGTAGCCGTGGTCGTTAAGTAGCTTAGGGATTGTGTCGACGTGATCAAACGTGACGAAGTGGTACTTGGAGTGATTCAGGCCGTACTGGCCGTTTTGATGGGTGTGGAGGCCAGTGTAGATGGTGGAGCGTGAGCCACTACAGGATGCGGTGCTCGCAAACCCTCTGGTGAATCTGGTCCCTTCTGAGGCAAGCTTGTCTAGATGGGGAGTACAACAAGTGCCTCCGTAGCAACCTAGCTGCTTCccgaggtcgtcggcgaccATAAGGATGACGTTTCGAGGCGCCATTTTCAAAGGCCCAAGTCTGCAGAAATTTagagagaaaacaatgaaCGTGGGACAAATATTTACGTGGCTGACTGCTCCAAGGTGATCAAATTCTTAGGCAGACGGGTAGAGAGGAAACACTGCCTCCTTTATCAATTCCGCAGCTTTCGTGGGCTCAAGTGGGACAACTGCATCCTGCGTCCGTATTTCTCGTCAGGTCCCCGCACCGCCCATCGTGCCGACGGGGTTAATTGGAGATGTCTTCCATGGTTATTGGAGTCGGCTAACTCACATAAATTTTCAATTGGTCTAGCTTTCTGGGAGCCGGACTCCCTTCATAGTGCTTGCTCCACTGTATGTGACGTTTCGGTTCCGATAGCCCCGGGACGGCTGAAATTAGCCGTGGGAGAGCCACGCGACGGAATAATTCGCTTTTTAGGCTTAGCTGAACACTGAGAAGAGACTGTAGGTAGGAAGTCCCAAGTAATGCGGCTTTACGTTGATTGTAGGCATACATGTACATGATTAAATAACCACGATCTACACTAAAGACCTAGTCAGCTGTGCGTAGATGAAGGTCAGAGAGGAGAAAGCGGGGAATTTGGGGGACAGCTGGTCAATGTTTCCTTACATTGGCGAAGTGGGGCGCTGCGGACTAACAAGCACATCGGTTGTCTGCCAGACACCGCTAGCCAGGCATAGCTGCGGATTAAAAGAGTGACTAGACCTCGCCCTGGCTCGAAGGTTGATCGAGAGTTAATTGAACGCGCTACTCGGCTCAAGTGGTATCTTGGCGCGTGATACATCGTAGTTTGAATTCGAGCACATCTTTATCGAAGCGGCACAAGCCGTTGCCCAAACCGGGGCAATCGGATCACTTACTTACCGCTATGATGTTTTATTCCAAGGAATCGCCTCGCTAACGGGATTAATGCCCCAGGTCTCAAGCGA
Encoded proteins:
- a CDS encoding uncharacterized protein (ID:PFLUO_004166-T1.cds;~source:funannotate); its protein translation is MAESEDNDRVQGHLEPGTDLDYAAQLAHDVMSQKQSPWTWRMLRLYLVLACSYLCGTLNGYDGSVMGGLNGMDSFQKYFNMSVAGSSTGLTFAIYNIGNIAGFPFTGPINDRFGRRWGMFAGSILIVVGTIIAALARGQPQFLGGRFVLGLGVAIANPSGSIAASWAVYGCSYMSSVDSWRIPIWCQMIASGIVIISVFFMPESPRWYIAHDQYEKAARVLADYHADGTVDHPVVKLQLAEMSAQISSDRAASDKKWWDYRDLWNTHSARRRLICVIGMACFGTLSGNSLMSYYMPAMLQTAGITEEHKVLALNGTNPALNLIAAVIGARLSDPIGRRPLLIISIIICSCCFAIITGTSIQATSTGNSAAGGASIAFIFIFSITFSVGWTPLQSMYPVENLTTQTRAKGMALAHLASAISGLIIQYSSGPAFAAIGHYFYLVFVFWDLFEAVFMYFFFVETKDRTLEELEELYQADNPVKKSLEKRSAQTVFNTLHITNKSEQVEV
- a CDS encoding uncharacterized protein (ID:PFLUO_004167-T1.cds;~source:funannotate) yields the protein MAPRNVILMVADDLGKQLGCYGGTCCTPHLDKLASEGTRFTRGFASTASCSGSRSTIYTGLHTHQNGQYGLNHSKYHFVTFDHVDTIPKLLNDHGYLTGVIGKVHVGPDAVYPWQVRQETTSQTRDVARVSDRCGDFFDQARVEDKPFFLTVGFVDPHRDLTRDGFGNNDDFDKRVSKRPYRAEDVEIPKFLTDLPETRQEFANYYESINRLDQGVGMIMDRLEKAGLEDDTLVIFMSDNGPPFLNSKTTLYDSGISLPLIVRCPGRISAINPNMVSWVDIVPTILDWTENKAELRKSWPRLGRSFLGILSETETLPDWERVYGSHTFHESTNYWPTRYVRTGRFKYHRNIAYRLDFPFAADIYGSLTWEGIRNQEGDAKKVGERLLKDYFWRPPEELYDLDEDHLEVRNLAKDSAMQSVVEELRADLEAFQRRSEDLWLYRDGVSIYGAKYLLEQGMEFPDRWELDVNNLETKGPKAPQMYKHLSLGEDAPKMQ